In one window of Leptospira sp. GIMC2001 DNA:
- the pgsA gene encoding CDP-diacylglycerol--glycerol-3-phosphate 3-phosphatidyltransferase, which yields MEDLRKNFNLPNILTGLRVLSLPVFIYFLFRSELIYQVWAFVIFAIASITDLVDGYLARKWNQETELGKFLDPLADKFLVIGSFTAFLFLNNQIELWMVLVIVFRDILITFLRWLAIREGFSLRTTRMGKIKTTFQMGTILIILVIFMLISGKRRALINELYDMQGAEGLTTFEIASTNFAQFIDDWNNKPDLSLQQIMNRIASFLPYYGMLLTTIITLWSGIRYLISNFRLLRPRNIYIAFRGRHAGNRHTS from the coding sequence ATGGAAGACTTACGTAAGAATTTCAATCTACCAAATATTCTTACTGGGCTACGTGTATTATCACTTCCTGTGTTTATATATTTTTTATTTCGTAGCGAGCTAATTTATCAAGTATGGGCTTTTGTGATTTTTGCCATTGCATCTATTACTGATTTGGTGGATGGATATCTAGCTCGCAAGTGGAACCAAGAGACTGAACTTGGAAAATTCTTAGATCCCTTAGCTGACAAATTTCTAGTGATTGGATCATTTACTGCTTTCCTATTTCTGAATAATCAGATAGAACTTTGGATGGTTCTAGTAATCGTATTTCGTGATATTCTAATAACCTTTCTTCGTTGGCTTGCGATCCGAGAAGGGTTCTCCTTACGCACAACAAGAATGGGTAAGATCAAGACCACCTTTCAAATGGGTACAATCCTAATTATCCTTGTGATTTTTATGCTGATCTCGGGCAAAAGGCGAGCTCTTATCAATGAATTGTATGATATGCAAGGAGCGGAAGGATTAACAACTTTTGAGATTGCTTCGACTAATTTTGCGCAATTTATTGATGATTGGAATAATAAACCAGACTTAAGTCTTCAACAAATTATGAATCGAATTGCGAGCTTTCTTCCTTATTACGGAATGCTACTCACTACGATTATAACTCTATGGTCTGGGATTCGATATCTGATTTCTAATTTTCGACTACTTCGACCGCGCAATATCTATATCGCATTTAGGGGGAGACATGCAGGCAATCGACATACTTCATAA
- a CDS encoding MiaB/RimO family radical SAM methylthiotransferase — protein MDNSRRSFYITTLGCPKNTADSSAIHQSLLVEGLVPSESPESSDFHLINSCTFIQSATEETIQTILQAGEVKKQKDQKLIVVGCFSQRYPEAIREDMPEVDFLFGTGRYHEAGQILKEAFPLDFSDNKEFNRDLLERMKYDPSIENFSKPYSYVKISDGCNRGCAFCIIPSLRGKFVDVDEANIISQTKRALLSGAKEICLVSQDTIYYKKSELELANLLMKLNDMEGLEILRPLYLYPDKKTYRLLDYFSKITKLAPYLESPLQHVSTNVLKAMNRSGDYEFFKDLYNKARSVMPDLEIRTSFIMGFPSEKPEDVDLVMKFISEVKPEKVNLFPYSPQEGTKGLDLKGKPSDREIAKRVNMVRDLHLENLKDIHAQRLGKIYPAIVDEKAEDGIWVVRRYQDAPEIDEVVFVEDDNLKVGDIGHVRVDSFQEYDMTGSWVQK, from the coding sequence TTGGACAATTCCAGAAGGTCATTTTATATTACGACTCTGGGTTGTCCAAAAAATACAGCCGATTCGAGTGCAATTCACCAATCCCTACTTGTGGAAGGATTGGTGCCATCAGAGAGTCCGGAATCTAGTGATTTTCATCTCATCAATTCTTGCACTTTTATTCAGTCTGCAACAGAAGAAACCATCCAGACGATTCTTCAAGCAGGCGAAGTAAAAAAACAAAAAGATCAGAAGCTTATCGTTGTAGGATGTTTTTCGCAACGATACCCTGAAGCCATTCGAGAAGATATGCCCGAAGTGGATTTCCTATTCGGGACAGGTCGTTATCATGAAGCAGGTCAAATTCTCAAAGAAGCTTTTCCTCTAGATTTTTCCGATAACAAAGAATTCAATCGTGACCTTTTAGAGCGGATGAAGTATGATCCCTCGATTGAGAATTTCTCTAAACCCTATTCTTATGTCAAAATTTCTGATGGATGCAATCGAGGCTGTGCATTCTGTATCATTCCTAGTCTTCGTGGTAAATTTGTTGATGTGGATGAAGCAAATATTATCTCACAAACAAAACGTGCACTTCTATCCGGTGCCAAAGAAATATGCTTAGTATCTCAAGATACAATCTATTATAAAAAATCCGAACTAGAACTTGCGAATCTTCTAATGAAACTCAATGATATGGAAGGCTTGGAGATTTTACGTCCTTTATATCTTTATCCTGACAAAAAAACCTATCGATTGTTAGATTATTTTTCCAAGATTACTAAATTGGCTCCTTATTTAGAAAGTCCTTTGCAGCATGTTTCGACCAATGTTCTCAAAGCGATGAATAGGTCGGGAGATTATGAATTTTTCAAAGATTTATACAATAAAGCTCGATCTGTTATGCCTGATTTGGAAATCAGAACCTCATTTATCATGGGATTTCCTTCCGAAAAACCAGAAGATGTAGATCTCGTAATGAAATTTATAAGCGAAGTAAAACCCGAGAAAGTCAATTTATTTCCTTATTCACCACAAGAAGGAACTAAAGGACTCGATCTAAAGGGCAAACCGAGCGATAGAGAAATTGCTAAACGAGTCAATATGGTTCGCGACCTTCATCTGGAAAATCTAAAAGATATTCATGCGCAAAGATTGGGTAAGATCTATCCTGCTATTGTTGATGAGAAAGCCGAAGATGGAATATGGGTAGTTCGTCGATACCAAGATGCGCCCGAAATCGATGAAGTTGTGTTTGTCGAAGATGATAATTTGAAAGTGGGCGATATTGGTCATGTGCGAGTGGATTCTTTTCAGGAATACGATATGACCGGAAGTTGGGTTCAGAAATAG
- a CDS encoding helix-turn-helix domain-containing protein encodes MNQKRVGQILKEAREEKKLTVKDVSKDTNIAIKYIVALETEDYSQFPAETFALGFLKNYGSYLKLDNAMLMNLYRGEQIEEAQAPLEELTKPTTTTYIDKNQIVTGISIVLILIAAYIAYLSFADNSGISEDQLTEDIPKVDNTENGIPNTVQFVNQSLPEGSSVPFILTEDRGVSFSVSNQQCKIFIKSVQEGRTEDKNKAEIGFNLFPEKGIYYFKTMVGEEVILNPRIPELGNLRRDIRIYTQAVTEKSAKILVTLGQEREGVNAKPVGDVPIQVTLFFNKNSYVEFVIDGQLGERGIVASGETKALEARDRLEVKVGDGGAVEMIQNGKERVVLGKPGKLVKKIFVRTQNPYDSTQSVIKELGE; translated from the coding sequence TTGAATCAGAAGAGAGTAGGTCAGATACTAAAAGAAGCACGAGAAGAAAAAAAGCTTACCGTGAAAGATGTATCCAAAGACACAAATATCGCCATTAAATATATAGTTGCTCTAGAAACCGAAGACTATTCCCAGTTTCCTGCAGAAACATTTGCACTTGGCTTTCTTAAGAACTACGGATCTTATCTCAAGTTAGATAATGCAATGCTTATGAACCTCTATCGAGGTGAGCAGATCGAAGAAGCCCAAGCTCCACTAGAAGAGCTTACGAAACCAACCACGACAACATATATTGATAAGAATCAGATTGTTACGGGAATCTCTATAGTTTTGATTCTGATTGCTGCATACATTGCGTACTTAAGCTTTGCTGATAACTCAGGAATCTCGGAAGATCAACTAACGGAAGATATTCCCAAAGTTGATAACACAGAGAACGGAATTCCCAACACTGTACAATTTGTAAATCAGAGTCTTCCAGAAGGAAGCAGTGTTCCTTTTATACTTACTGAAGATCGCGGTGTGAGTTTTTCTGTAAGTAACCAACAGTGTAAGATCTTTATCAAGTCCGTTCAAGAAGGTAGAACAGAAGATAAGAATAAAGCTGAGATTGGATTCAATCTTTTCCCAGAAAAAGGGATCTACTATTTCAAAACTATGGTTGGCGAAGAAGTCATACTCAATCCTAGAATTCCAGAACTCGGCAATCTGAGACGAGACATTCGAATCTATACTCAAGCAGTAACTGAGAAGTCCGCAAAGATTCTTGTGACACTTGGTCAAGAACGTGAAGGTGTCAATGCCAAGCCAGTCGGTGATGTGCCGATTCAAGTTACCCTTTTCTTCAATAAGAATAGCTATGTGGAATTTGTCATAGACGGTCAGTTAGGTGAGAGAGGGATTGTTGCATCAGGTGAGACCAAAGCTTTAGAAGCAAGAGATCGACTCGAAGTTAAAGTTGGCGACGGTGGTGCAGTTGAGATGATACAAAATGGCAAAGAACGAGTTGTATTAGGAAAGCCTGGTAAGCTTGTCAAAAAAATATTTGTCCGAACACAGAATCCTTATGATAGTACTCAATCTGTCATCAAAGAACTAGGAGAATGA
- a CDS encoding LolA family protein — MITGRELVLPDYSHFRGVFLVKFGRYRIILPIIAIGLFILPILLYAEGDKPSHNWHSPSEVVKKVKKKFSDINSYTSNFKITTTEGKTTRVLTGTSLYKKPGKIRYDFNQPEGDAIVSDGKTLWIYIKRLGAVGKQDLEIDKKNSSGAIFTSSSPEGLNRLFRKYHYKFDSTTQPRKIDEKDATEYFVLALDQREKIGGFEKMTLYIDSNTYLVRRATAYDGRGKETNINFSNIDLNPTIEDGLFNFHISGNAKIVNNPLVSED; from the coding sequence ATTATTACTGGTAGGGAACTCGTTTTACCAGACTATAGTCATTTTAGAGGAGTTTTTCTTGTGAAATTTGGCAGATATCGAATCATTTTACCTATTATTGCAATTGGTTTATTCATTCTTCCAATCTTGCTTTATGCTGAAGGCGATAAACCTTCGCACAATTGGCATTCTCCATCCGAAGTTGTCAAAAAAGTAAAAAAGAAATTCTCAGATATCAATTCATACACATCCAATTTCAAAATCACAACTACCGAAGGTAAGACTACGCGTGTCTTAACTGGGACGAGTCTGTATAAGAAGCCTGGCAAAATTCGCTATGACTTCAATCAGCCTGAGGGCGATGCAATCGTAAGCGATGGTAAAACTCTGTGGATTTATATCAAGAGGCTCGGTGCCGTCGGTAAACAAGATTTAGAAATCGATAAGAAGAATTCATCTGGCGCAATTTTTACTAGTTCGTCGCCTGAAGGTCTCAATAGACTTTTTCGAAAATACCATTATAAATTTGATTCGACAACTCAACCAAGGAAAATTGATGAGAAAGATGCGACCGAATACTTCGTGTTAGCTCTAGATCAGAGAGAAAAGATTGGTGGTTTCGAAAAAATGACACTGTATATCGATTCCAATACCTATTTGGTTCGTCGAGCAACAGCATACGACGGACGCGGTAAGGAAACGAATATCAATTTTTCAAATATTGATTTGAATCCAACAATAGAAGACGGGTTATTCAATTTTCATATTAGTGGGAACGCAAAAATCGTAAACAACCCACTTGTCTCAGAAGACTGA
- a CDS encoding FtsK/SpoIIIE family DNA translocase — protein MSPKKEFIPYLFVFVGVFCLFSMLSFQEADDSGAINWFGKLGFYFSFACFYLLGKASYIIGIGLLGLGALLFKKKDLDILGKLLLLPLLILSVSLAFGFLSEPSEALGSGGGVLGAGIGLGLDFVIGATGKAILTAFLFAYSLFSILKDDSLETSKAWFGDIFSSLQNFIRSGEFRLQKKENKSPSDVHSDSEAGASSSEEKKVGYSLDDFLNRTQVQSNSKSMEMFEKFKNFFALESRNEEKSVLVHAMSGGSSGSQGSFASASKNSESSSWNSARNENKIYPKFKNTSLYEGFFEEERIFRFHDTPVTLKRKLSETPDSNYLGFTVLDYTTDRKKGSEQSFGTGDFSIRNYGTNHDSDYSNEDFEESNELSKFDSHEESETVSVEDSLGDEFESDYENQYSDENETVYSQEDSQDDEESQDSPELQSSEDSEDLLDSDELQDEEDLRANEKIAVNFPEAISQIANSKIQTEVSPTPKEPIESPKTFVNPVKLKKGGYYISPKLLGLAKPKIHPSESRAETDAVARKIEQIIADYGIQSKVVSMEKGPIISRYELTIPNGIKLAKITSLADELKLYMAVKSIRIVAPIPGKSTIGIEVPNQVRDDVHLTDILRDSSLAKSSGGLSICIGKDIAGRSMNIDLTKLPHLLVAGTTGSGKSVCLNSMITSLIFTRSPSELRFIMIDPKMVEMTLYEDIPHLLMPVITDPKKATKALAWAIQEMETRYQSVSSLKCRDFQSYNQKVEDWAHNKGYQKMPYIVIFIDELSDLMMVSGKDLEEQITRISQKSRAVGIHLVMATQRPSVDVITGLIKANCPARMAFQVAQRTDSRTILDANGAESLLGKGDFLYRSPTASDLVRVQAPFVSEEEIEKIVEESKRLGSPSYVEINLEDDYSESGDSFDEDEDLIQDAWRIISQEGKASGSLVQRHLRIGYNKAARVIEALEKRGIISPQIGTKPREILKSL, from the coding sequence ATGTCTCCCAAAAAGGAATTTATTCCCTATCTATTTGTATTTGTGGGCGTTTTTTGTCTTTTTTCCATGCTTTCTTTTCAGGAAGCCGATGATTCCGGTGCAATCAATTGGTTTGGAAAGCTTGGATTCTATTTTTCATTTGCCTGCTTCTATCTTTTAGGTAAGGCATCTTATATAATCGGGATTGGACTTCTTGGCTTAGGAGCTCTGCTCTTCAAGAAAAAAGATCTAGATATTCTTGGAAAACTTTTGCTACTCCCTCTATTGATTCTTTCTGTCTCCCTTGCTTTCGGATTTCTATCGGAGCCAAGTGAAGCACTTGGAAGTGGAGGAGGCGTGCTTGGAGCGGGTATCGGGCTTGGTCTTGACTTTGTCATCGGTGCAACTGGCAAAGCGATCCTCACTGCTTTTCTATTTGCCTATTCATTATTTTCTATTTTAAAAGATGATAGCCTTGAAACTTCTAAGGCATGGTTTGGAGATATTTTTTCTTCTCTCCAAAACTTTATACGCAGTGGTGAATTCCGTTTGCAGAAAAAAGAAAATAAATCCCCATCGGATGTTCATTCCGATTCGGAAGCTGGTGCGAGTTCATCAGAAGAAAAAAAAGTTGGTTATTCGCTGGATGATTTTTTGAATCGCACGCAGGTTCAATCCAATTCCAAGTCGATGGAAATGTTTGAGAAGTTTAAGAATTTTTTTGCTTTAGAATCGAGGAATGAAGAAAAATCCGTTCTAGTTCATGCGATGTCTGGAGGAAGTAGCGGATCTCAAGGATCTTTTGCTTCTGCGTCCAAAAATTCAGAATCTTCTTCTTGGAATTCAGCAAGAAACGAAAACAAAATCTATCCTAAGTTCAAAAATACTTCTTTATACGAAGGATTTTTTGAAGAAGAAAGGATCTTTCGATTTCATGACACACCGGTAACTCTTAAGAGAAAATTATCCGAAACTCCCGATTCAAACTATCTAGGCTTTACCGTTTTAGATTATACAACGGATCGAAAGAAAGGATCAGAACAAAGTTTTGGCACTGGCGATTTTAGCATTAGAAATTATGGAACGAATCATGATTCAGATTATTCAAACGAAGATTTTGAAGAATCGAATGAGCTAAGTAAATTTGATTCTCACGAAGAATCAGAAACCGTGAGCGTTGAAGATAGTTTAGGTGATGAATTCGAATCAGACTACGAAAACCAATATTCGGATGAGAATGAGACAGTTTATTCCCAAGAAGATTCACAAGATGACGAGGAATCGCAGGACTCTCCTGAATTACAAAGTTCGGAAGATTCTGAGGACTTGCTTGACTCCGATGAATTGCAAGACGAAGAAGATCTAAGAGCAAATGAGAAAATCGCAGTGAATTTTCCTGAGGCAATATCCCAGATTGCGAATTCCAAAATTCAGACAGAAGTTAGTCCGACTCCAAAAGAACCTATAGAAAGTCCAAAGACTTTTGTGAATCCCGTAAAACTTAAGAAAGGTGGATACTATATTTCACCTAAGCTTCTCGGACTTGCGAAGCCTAAGATTCATCCAAGCGAATCGCGAGCCGAGACCGATGCTGTCGCACGTAAAATTGAACAAATCATCGCGGATTATGGAATCCAATCCAAAGTTGTATCCATGGAGAAAGGTCCAATCATCTCAAGGTATGAGCTTACCATTCCAAACGGAATCAAACTTGCCAAGATCACATCTCTTGCAGACGAATTGAAACTATATATGGCTGTCAAAAGTATACGTATCGTCGCACCGATCCCAGGAAAGTCAACAATTGGAATCGAAGTCCCTAACCAAGTGCGTGACGATGTCCATTTAACGGATATTTTGCGAGATTCAAGTCTAGCAAAATCCAGTGGCGGACTCAGCATTTGCATTGGTAAAGATATTGCTGGGCGATCCATGAATATTGATCTCACAAAACTTCCGCATCTACTTGTTGCCGGAACAACAGGTTCAGGTAAATCGGTTTGTTTGAATTCCATGATTACAAGTTTGATCTTTACTCGGTCACCAAGTGAACTTCGTTTTATCATGATCGATCCGAAGATGGTTGAGATGACTCTGTATGAAGACATTCCCCATCTGCTAATGCCTGTTATAACAGATCCTAAGAAGGCAACCAAGGCTCTCGCTTGGGCAATTCAGGAGATGGAGACTCGTTACCAATCTGTATCAAGTCTCAAATGCCGCGACTTCCAAAGCTACAATCAGAAAGTTGAAGACTGGGCTCACAATAAAGGTTATCAAAAAATGCCTTATATTGTGATATTTATTGATGAGTTGTCTGACCTTATGATGGTATCTGGAAAAGATCTAGAAGAGCAGATCACAAGAATTTCTCAGAAGTCTAGGGCTGTTGGTATCCATCTTGTTATGGCGACTCAGAGACCAAGCGTGGATGTGATCACTGGATTGATTAAGGCGAACTGTCCTGCAAGAATGGCTTTCCAAGTTGCACAACGTACGGATTCACGAACTATTTTGGATGCGAATGGAGCTGAGTCTTTATTGGGTAAAGGAGATTTTCTCTACAGATCACCGACCGCATCAGACTTGGTTCGAGTCCAGGCACCATTTGTCTCCGAAGAAGAAATTGAAAAAATTGTAGAAGAATCCAAGAGATTGGGCTCGCCCAGTTACGTTGAGATCAATTTGGAAGATGATTATTCCGAATCCGGTGACTCATTTGATGAGGATGAAGATTTGATTCAAGACGCATGGAGAATTATTTCCCAGGAGGGCAAGGCATCCGGAAGTTTAGTCCAGAGACATCTGAGAATCGGATACAATAAAGCGGCTAGGGTGATTGAGGCACTGGAGAAAAGAGGAATTATTTCTCCACAGATTGGCACGAAACCAAGAGAAATTCTCAAGTCTTTATAG
- a CDS encoding YajQ family cyclic di-GMP-binding protein translates to MADPSFDIVSEVDRSELKNAVAQAMAEISTRFDFKGSKSDIKIEETQLVLTSENDIKIKQVIDVLIAKLAKREIGLKAFNFEEKPDQATGGTVRQKVKIQTGLEKEHTKQITKLIKDSKLKVTPTIMGDSVRVTGKKKDDLQEVMAMIKSSDLPFDAKFTNFK, encoded by the coding sequence ATGGCAGATCCATCATTTGATATTGTATCCGAAGTAGACCGTTCTGAATTGAAAAATGCTGTAGCGCAAGCAATGGCAGAAATTTCCACCCGTTTTGATTTCAAAGGATCCAAATCCGATATCAAAATCGAAGAAACCCAACTTGTTCTTACGAGTGAGAACGATATAAAAATCAAACAAGTCATTGATGTCTTAATTGCAAAACTTGCCAAAAGAGAAATTGGACTCAAAGCTTTCAATTTTGAAGAAAAGCCCGATCAAGCAACTGGCGGAACCGTCCGACAGAAAGTAAAAATCCAGACCGGTCTAGAAAAAGAGCATACCAAGCAAATCACAAAACTCATTAAAGATTCCAAACTCAAAGTAACTCCTACAATTATGGGAGACAGTGTTCGGGTGACAGGTAAGAAGAAAGATGATCTTCAGGAAGTCATGGCGATGATCAAGTCCAGTGATCTTCCTTTTGATGCGAAATTTACAAATTTCAAATAA
- a CDS encoding fatty acid desaturase — protein sequence MHLSRKVIEPAFKKDPTLSEIKKFLNPKLFEPNLNKAIIYIISGVIQFIVGIGFLYYIYQARIYWLYPIGWFIGGTVFTSLFVLAHDCAHESFFKTKFWNSFWGHILFLPTFYPHHAWRYTHAAHHQNTNLLKTSTTDVYFDNAWIPFTTKEYIDLRKQSKIYAVIFKITRVLLPIGSLIHNILFHYQINKYQNSHKPKVLFSYWILGLFFLSVAATSYLLTESFYPVLHFWIIPALCFQFWMSLYTYLHHTSPDIKIYKENDWNQYRGQIVSTRNCYMPAWLSSLHFHIDIHIPHHLNIRIPSYNLVQAQKELKQSAIKNDLKEEKFTWKLFISTIKTCHLWDIDANRYQTFREVESADK from the coding sequence ATGCATCTATCTCGGAAAGTTATTGAACCCGCGTTTAAAAAAGACCCAACTCTTTCAGAGATAAAAAAGTTTCTAAACCCAAAATTATTTGAACCAAATTTAAATAAGGCAATCATCTATATAATTTCTGGAGTGATCCAGTTTATAGTAGGAATTGGATTTCTCTATTATATCTATCAGGCAAGAATCTACTGGCTCTATCCAATTGGTTGGTTTATTGGAGGAACAGTTTTTACTTCTCTTTTCGTTCTTGCGCATGATTGTGCACATGAATCTTTTTTCAAAACAAAATTCTGGAATAGCTTCTGGGGTCATATACTATTTCTTCCTACTTTCTATCCTCATCATGCTTGGCGCTATACTCACGCTGCTCACCATCAGAATACAAACTTGTTAAAGACTAGCACAACGGATGTCTATTTCGATAATGCTTGGATTCCCTTTACTACAAAAGAATATATCGATTTGCGAAAACAATCAAAAATTTATGCTGTGATTTTCAAAATAACTCGTGTTCTGTTACCAATCGGTTCACTAATACATAATATTTTATTTCACTATCAGATAAACAAATACCAAAATTCTCATAAACCGAAAGTTCTTTTTTCTTACTGGATTCTTGGACTGTTTTTTCTTTCCGTAGCTGCAACAAGTTATCTTCTAACAGAATCATTTTATCCGGTTTTGCATTTCTGGATAATTCCCGCGCTCTGCTTTCAATTCTGGATGTCTCTGTATACTTATTTACATCATACTTCTCCCGATATCAAAATTTACAAAGAGAATGACTGGAACCAATATAGAGGACAAATTGTATCAACAAGAAATTGTTACATGCCGGCTTGGCTATCGTCTTTGCATTTTCATATCGATATCCATATTCCACATCATCTGAATATTAGGATTCCATCGTATAATTTAGTACAAGCTCAAAAAGAATTGAAACAATCTGCGATAAAAAATGATCTTAAAGAAGAAAAATTTACATGGAAATTGTTTATTTCTACAATCAAAACTTGCCATCTTTGGGATATTGATGCCAATCGATACCAAACATTCCGTGAAGTTGAGTCTGCAGATAAATAA
- the msrA gene encoding peptide-methionine (S)-S-oxide reductase MsrA: protein MELATFAGGCFWCMEPPYDKLPGVEKITVGYIGGQTINPTYKEVCTGTTGHTEAVQLEFDPDIISYEALLDVFWKNINPTQLNGQFYDLGTQYRTGIFYHSAEQKVQAEKSKKNLEASKKFANPIVTEITEATQFFPAEEMHQKYFKKSPEHYKRYSVGSGRVEFKNATWGSGN, encoded by the coding sequence ATGGAATTAGCAACGTTTGCTGGTGGATGTTTCTGGTGTATGGAGCCCCCCTATGATAAATTGCCTGGAGTTGAAAAAATTACTGTGGGTTATATCGGTGGACAGACCATCAATCCCACTTATAAAGAAGTCTGCACGGGAACGACAGGTCATACTGAGGCAGTGCAATTAGAATTTGATCCAGATATTATAAGCTATGAAGCCCTATTAGATGTATTCTGGAAAAACATAAACCCAACACAATTGAATGGACAGTTTTATGACCTGGGAACTCAGTACAGAACAGGAATTTTCTATCATTCAGCAGAGCAAAAAGTTCAAGCAGAGAAATCAAAAAAAAATCTCGAAGCATCAAAAAAATTCGCAAATCCAATAGTTACTGAAATTACTGAGGCCACTCAATTCTTTCCAGCAGAAGAAATGCATCAGAAATACTTCAAAAAAAGTCCAGAACACTACAAACGTTATAGTGTAGGCTCAGGTAGAGTCGAATTCAAGAATGCTACATGGGGTAGCGGGAATTAA
- a CDS encoding acyl-CoA dehydrogenase family protein translates to MISGNYFSENNDIIDQFESLCDWKEIVSAFEGDFEDAKEYVKTNKDELAMAPDSIESALEYYKSSLESLGELVGKEIAPIVKEMDEIGLKFDNGKVIFPDLMIEAVDKITKAGLLPYAVGRRYGGLGIPGVVQTMMNEIIARADGALGITLGCMNLAETVERFGSKEMVDEYVPKMARGELCGAMALTEPNYGSDLPNLQTKATKDASGKWLLTGTKRFITHGCGFGKVPSIILTLARTGTPTNGARGLSFFLVKSEDVEIASIEKKMGLHCSPTCEVVYENSPGILIGQENYGLVKYSMAMMNTARLSIGAQAMGMAQASYEEAKKYASEREQFGKKIQEIGAVKKMLDNMEREISGMRSALYEAARSIDLYHWREERMKHNGVDEKEIKKDTEIRKWEKLATIFTPVTKYYITEVANKIADDALQIHGGSGYTEDYDVSKLYRDMRITNIYEGTTQLQVVGSIGGIVSGMSQTGILRAYLEDEANKISTTGEWTRNYKLFQEIVESYQGQSDASFKESIAFEVVESFARVWIGLLMERNANRMQGAKREKRKALASAFNHESWAILSSNKIRALAA, encoded by the coding sequence ATGATTTCAGGTAATTATTTCTCAGAAAATAATGATATTATTGATCAATTTGAGAGCCTTTGTGATTGGAAAGAAATAGTTTCCGCGTTTGAAGGTGATTTTGAAGATGCAAAAGAATACGTTAAAACCAATAAAGATGAATTGGCAATGGCTCCCGATTCCATTGAGTCCGCTTTAGAATATTATAAATCCAGTTTAGAATCCTTAGGAGAATTGGTTGGTAAAGAAATAGCACCAATCGTTAAGGAAATGGATGAGATTGGTCTGAAATTTGATAATGGAAAAGTAATTTTTCCAGATTTGATGATTGAGGCAGTTGATAAAATTACAAAAGCAGGTCTTCTTCCTTACGCAGTGGGTCGCAGATATGGCGGTCTTGGAATTCCAGGCGTTGTGCAAACTATGATGAATGAGATTATAGCTCGCGCGGACGGAGCTCTTGGAATCACACTTGGATGTATGAATCTTGCAGAAACTGTGGAACGATTTGGATCTAAAGAGATGGTAGATGAATATGTTCCCAAGATGGCAAGGGGTGAGCTTTGCGGAGCGATGGCACTGACAGAACCAAACTACGGTTCTGACCTACCAAACCTTCAAACTAAAGCAACAAAAGATGCATCAGGCAAATGGTTACTTACTGGTACAAAACGTTTTATCACTCATGGATGTGGATTCGGAAAAGTTCCATCTATTATACTCACGCTTGCTCGAACTGGAACTCCAACGAACGGTGCAAGAGGACTTTCATTTTTTCTTGTTAAATCAGAAGATGTAGAAATTGCATCCATTGAAAAGAAGATGGGTCTTCACTGTTCTCCAACTTGCGAGGTAGTCTATGAGAACTCTCCAGGAATTCTCATAGGTCAAGAAAATTATGGACTAGTTAAATATTCAATGGCAATGATGAATACTGCAAGACTTTCGATTGGAGCTCAAGCTATGGGAATGGCTCAAGCATCTTATGAAGAAGCTAAGAAGTATGCTTCAGAGCGAGAGCAATTTGGCAAAAAGATTCAAGAAATTGGTGCCGTTAAGAAAATGTTAGATAATATGGAGCGCGAAATCAGTGGTATGCGTTCTGCTCTTTATGAAGCTGCTCGTTCAATAGATCTCTATCACTGGAGAGAAGAAAGAATGAAGCACAATGGTGTCGATGAAAAAGAAATCAAAAAAGACACCGAGATTCGTAAATGGGAAAAGCTTGCTACAATTTTCACACCTGTAACTAAATACTATATTACAGAAGTTGCAAATAAGATCGCTGATGATGCATTGCAGATTCACGGCGGATCAGGATATACAGAAGATTATGATGTATCCAAATTGTATAGAGATATGCGAATTACGAATATCTATGAAGGAACAACTCAATTGCAAGTCGTTGGATCAATAGGTGGAATCGTGAGTGGTATGAGTCAAACAGGGATTCTGAGAGCTTACTTGGAAGACGAAGCAAACAAAATTTCGACTACTGGTGAATGGACAAGAAACTATAAATTATTCCAAGAGATTGTTGAGTCCTACCAAGGACAATCAGATGCAAGCTTCAAGGAATCTATAGCTTTTGAAGTAGTAGAAAGTTTTGCTAGAGTATGGATTGGATTGCTTATGGAGAGAAACGCAAATCGGATGCAAGGTGCAAAAAGAGAAAAAAGAAAAGCACTAGCTTCTGCTTTTAACCATGAGTCTTGGGCGATACTCAGTTCTAACAAAATTCGAGCACTTGCAGCTTAA